The Schistocerca gregaria isolate iqSchGreg1 chromosome 4, iqSchGreg1.2, whole genome shotgun sequence genome contains a region encoding:
- the LOC126266957 gene encoding uncharacterized protein LOC126266957 isoform X3, with translation MSAPTGSARLSELKQSPARWLTPCGDAQPDPSPGDLADQGDAADAGASGPLGHLQLQVGIASDNAASFLKSFVSTEKSKEVFHGNSDIESEFKDKKYPWLPELPNMDECLPSDHFNGLEKGEALRRAFTNIQRFAVGLEQIVWDRKDKGDVLAEQFAKAEDELRLVLCELVTVMQQLSVELPESVSRDIMEDAVRLETGDARDWIIYRDYVNALKYTNAVINYFANPSSYPACGGSA, from the exons ATGTCCGCCCCCACGGGCAGCGCGAGGCTGAGCGAGCTGAAGCAGTCGCCGGCGCGGTGGCTGACGCCGTGCGGCGACGCGCAGCCCGACCCCAGCCCCGGCGACCTGGCGGACCAAggcgacgccgccgacgccggcgccTCCGGCCCGCTGGGCCACCTGCAGCTGCAGGTCGGCATCGCCTCCGACAACGCCGCCTCCTTCTTGAAGTCCTTCGTGAGTACCGAGAAG TCGAAGGAGGTCTTCCACGGTAATTCCGACATTGAAAGTGAATTCAAGGACAAGAAATACCCCTGGTTGCCTGAGCTGCCTAATATGGACGAGTGCCTGCCATCCGATCACTTCAATGGCCTGGAG AAGGGGGAAGCTCTCCGCAGAGCGTTTACAAACATCCAGAGATTCGCAGTGGGCTTGGAGCAGATCGTCTGGGATCGGAAGGACAAAGGCGATGTGCTCGCAGAACAGTTCGCAAAAGCCGAGGACGAGCTGCGGCTG GTATTGTGCGAGCTGGTGACAGTTATGCAGCAGCTGTCAGTGGAGCTGCCAGAGAGCGTGAGTCGTGACATCATGGAAGATGCGGTGAGGCTGGAGACAGGTGATGCCCGTGACTGGATCATCTACCGTGACTATGTGAACGCCCTGAAGTACACCAACGCTGTCATCAACTACTTCGCAAATCCTAGCTCCTATCCAGCCTGTGGAGGCTCTGCGTAG